Genomic window (Pseudovibrio brasiliensis):
ATTCAAAAGAAGTTGCAGAAGCTCTCAGCAGCGGCGCTCCAATCGTTGCGCTGGAGTCCACAATCATTACCCATGGCATGCCGTACCCGCAAAACGTTGAAACAGCGCGCGAAGTTGAACAGATCATCCGCGACGGCGGTGCCGTTCCTGCAACCATCGCAGTGCTCAACGGAGAACTCCACGTCGGTCTGGAAGACGAAACTCTGGACGAGCTGGCCAACGCCAAAGACGTGATGAAATGCTCCCGCGCAGACCTGTCCTTCGCAATGGCTCTGGGCAAGAACGGCTCCACCACAGTGGCGGCAACCATGATGGCAGCACACGCTGCTGGCATCCGTGTCTTCGCAACCGGCGGCATCGGCGGCGTACACAAGGGTGCTGAAACCACCTTCGACATCTCCGCAGACCTGGACGAACTGTCCCGCACCGCTGTCTGTGTTGTCTCCGCTGGTGCAAAAGCGCTGCTCGACATCCCAAAAACTCTGGAAGTTCTGGAAACCCGCGGCGTGCCGGTCATCGGCTTTGGTTGTGAAAACGTTCCAGCATTCTGGTCCCGCGATTCCAAGATCAAAGCGCCTTACCGCCTGGATGATGCAAACGACATCTCCAAGCTGATCAAGTTCCGCGAAACGTTTGGCGATCACGGTGGCATGCTCGTAACCAACCCGGTTCCAGCTGAAGATGAAATCCCATCTGATGAAATGCAGGTGTTCATCGATGCGTCTATCAAGGCCGCTGAAGAACAGAACATCACCGGCAAGAACGTAACACCATTCGTTCTGCAAGATATCTTCGAGCGCACCGCAGGCCGCAGCCTGGCGACCAACATTGCGCTGGTTAAGAACAACGCAAAACTTGCAACAAAGATCGCGTGCGGTCTGACTGATTAAGTTTTTGCAGGCATCTGCCTCATAAGAATCCGGGTTGGAGCCTCCAGCCCGGATTTTTTTGTGATCCTGTAACTTGTGCAGAGCTTTCCCCACGCTTCCAATCAACTCAATACATGCAGAGGTTTTCACGTCTCTTTGATCGAAAGATTCCGTTGTTTTTCGGCCCCGATTATTTTAGGTGTTCTATAGCTATAGAACTTTACATCGCTGTGTTTTTATTGGCGCATCTGCATCTTGTGGTCATATAGTACTCATCAAAACGCCATCTGGCGCGCATATGTGAAAGAGGCCAATCCAATTTATTGGGTGGTTCCATTGAAATCACGCCCAACAGAGTTTCGCGGCTGGGGCAGTTGCATCAGCTTTTGTCACCCGCAGGATTTACGCTATGAAGAAACTTATTTTTATCGGATTAACTGCAGCTCTCGCAGCTTGCCAAAGCGGCCCATCCACTCGCAGCGGGCAACCATCCATCCGCGCGGACGCCGATTCTCAAACCATTCAGATCAAAGCTTCGCCTGAAGTTGTACGCACCACTCTGGTCAACAGCGCAAGCGCCAAAGGCACCATTGTTCAGCAGAACGAGCCAAACATGGTGGTGATGGAAAGCTATGTGCGCGGCGACAACGCTGTGCTCGACAACGAATTCGGCCCGTCAGATTCCGGCGAGCGCGCCTACCGCATTCGCGTTCGTTTTTCCGGCACACAGTGCAGCACCAACGTTGTGCAGGATCTTGCGCTGGTCAACAACATCTACACCTCGCAGGAACAGTCCTTCCAACTGCCAGGCAACCCAGGCTCCATGCAGAGCCTGCAGCGCTTGAAGTCCAACGCGGAAAACTCTTCCGGCTGCGTCTGATACGCAACGCATATAGATATCAAAAAAAAGCCGGAGAGCAGACCATGCTCTCCGGCTTTTTATTTCAAAGTGAGAAAAGGCTAAGCCCGTTCCTGCGTCTTGGCTTCCAACGTTTCTTTCACCGTGGTTGCCAGCTGTTTCAGAGTGAATGGCTTCGGCAGGAAGGTGAAGCTCTCCTCCGCTGGCAGGTTCTTTTCAAACGCATCCTCAGCATAACCGGAAACGAAGATGATCTTCAGATCAGGACGTGTCTTGCGCAGCTCAATCAGCAGGCTCGGCCCATCCATCTCCGGCATCACAACGTCAGAAACCACAAGGTCAACCGCCCCGCCGGTCTCTTCCATCACTTCCAGCGCCTCAGTGCCAGAACCAGCCTCAAACACCTCATAGCCGCGCCCACTCAAGGCGCGTGCTGCAAAGGCCCGCACAGCCTCTTCATCTTCAACAAGAAGAATAGTTGCAGAACCCGTCAGGTCCGCTTCAGTCGCTTCCTGTTCCGGTTTAACCTCAACCACCTCTTCCTTCTCGGTGGTGATGTGGCGCGGGAAGAAGATGCGGAACGTTGTACCGACACCAACCTCACTGGTACAGAACACATAGCCGCCGGTTTGCTTCACAATGCCATAAACAGTGGAGAGCCCAAGGCCTGTTCCTTTGCCGACATCTTTGGTCGAGAAGAATGGCTCGAAGATCTTGTCCATCACGTCCTGAGACATGCCGTGACCGTTATCGGCCACTTCAATCAGCACGTACTCACCCGGAGGCATACCGCGCGTGTTCTCGTAGGTTTTGGAAGCGTCCTCATCCACGTTCAGCGTCCGGATGGAAACTTCACCGCCCCCTTCCATCGCATCACGGGCGTTCACCGCAAGGTTCACGATCACCTGTTCCAGCTGGTTCACGTCAGCCATCACGGGCCACAGCTCTCGGCCATGCACCAACTTCAGCTCAATCTTTTCACCCAGCAAGCGGTCCAGTAGGATGGAAACATCAGCCAGCACATCCGCCAGCGCCAGCTCCTGCGGACGCAGTGTCTGACGACGGGAGAACGCAAGCAACTGGCGCACAAGGCCAGCAGCCCTGTTTGCATTCTGCTTGATGTTCATGATGTCCTGGAAGGCCGGATCTGTCGGACGGTGGCTTGCCAGCAGCAAGTCAGAGAAGCCGATAATCGCGGTCAGAACGTTGTTAAAGTCATGCGCAACACCGCCAGCCAGCTGGCCAATCGCCTGCATTTTCTGGCTCTGCGCAAACTGAGCTTCCAACGCACGCTGCTGTGTGGTCTCAAGAACGTAAATCACAGCGGCATCTTCACCAGCCTGCCCGTCCTGAACAGCAGATACATAGAAGGTCGCGGAACGTGGGTCACCATTGCCCTCAAGCGAAACATCCAGCGGTGCAATCTCACTCTTGCCCAGCGCGGCTTCTTCCAGCGCGCCCTGCAAGGCAGCACGATCATTCTCAGCTACAAACTCGGTCAGCTTCACGTCTTTGCCAAGGCCCTCGCCCTGTTCAAACAGGCGCATGAACGGACCGTTGGTGCGCTCAACACGGCCATTCTTGTCGATTGAGGCAATCGCGACCGGTGTGTTGTTGAAGAAGCGGGAGAAGCGCACTTCAGCAGCACGCAGTGCTTCTTCGTCATCATTGCCAGCAGAACGGTTAATCACCAGCGTCCGGCTGTCACCAGCAAGTCCATCAGCCCCAAACGGAACACGGTGCACAAGGCGAACCGGCAGGCCAGTGCCGCTGCGGGTCACCAGATCCATATCAAAGCTCTCAGTCTTAACTTCACCCTCAGAACCCTGTAGAGCTTCAACCAGAGCCGCCCCTTCTCCGCGCACGATGTCTTTCAAAGACAGTTCGCCGGAGATGAACTGAGTCAGGTCGTAACCAAGCCAGTCCGCAAGGGTCGCATTCAGGTAAACCAGCTTGCCGGTGCTGTCAGAGGAGAAGAAGCCGCAAGGCGCATGATCAAGGAAGTTGATCACGCGTTGCAGTTCCTGGAAAGAATTTTCCTGCTCGGTGCGATCACGGGTAATGTCAGAAACCTGCCAGATGGTAATGCCGCTATCCACGCCAACAGCAGCATCCTGCTCCAGCGGGCGAACGGTAATGCGATACCAGCGCGCGCCGCTGGCAACCTCACCAACAGCATTCGGCAGGCGCACTTCCTCTGTCGCGTAACGACCAGTTCGCACGGCTTGCGAAAGCCGGAATATGGCATCTGCGGCGTCCGGATCCGAGGAGAATACCCGCTCGACCGTGCGCACATCAGCTGGACCGCGCGCGCCTGTCAGCTCAGCATAGGACTGGTTGGCGTAGATGATGCGGCCATTATGATCCGCCAGCAACACACCATCATCCAGCGAGTTCATGAAGGATTCGGCCAGCGGATTGCGGTGGGATTTGGAGATGAACCGTAACAGGCCAATGGCCATGGCAAAGAGCGAGAACACCCCGACAACGGCCAGAACACCCAGCAGCCCCAGTATGTAAGGCTCGGCCTGTTCTTTGCGCATCAACGCGAAAGCGGCTGTTGCTGCGACAAGGCCGAGTGCAAGCAGCATCAAGGCCCCAAGGCTGCCCCCCTTGTCTGTCCTGTCAATCACCGGCTCAGGTCGCCGCGCTTCGGTCTTTGTCATCTTACCCTCTCTACGGCTACCCGCAGACACCTTGACTCTTTCGCCATGAGAATAATCCGCTCAAAAGCCGACACTCCAGCGCTCCCGCGCTGTTAAGACCGCCAGCTCCTCTTTTTACGCAGCTGCATGACATAACCAATCACCTTCGCAACCGCGGCGTAGTGCTCCTCAGGCACATAATCGTTCAACTCAATCGATGCGTACAACGCACGTGCCAGTGGAGGGTTCTCCACGATCGGCACATCAGATTCTTTCGCAACCTCTCGGATGCGGAGCGCCAGGTCATCCACCCCAAGCGCAACACACTGCGGCGCTCCCATGCCCTCTTCATAGCTCAGAGCAACCGCGTAGTGGGTCGGGTTTGTAATAACAACCGTCGCATCCGGCACACTTGCCATCATTCTGTTGCGTGAACGCTGAAGGCGCAACTCTCGAATTTTGGCTTTAATCTTGGGATCACCCTCAGATTGCTTGTATTCCTCTTTCACTTCCTGCTGGGTCATCTTTTGCTTTTCGAACCATTTTTTGCGCTGCCAGACCAGATCGGCCCCGGCAACAACAGTCATAAGCGCAAGAATTGCCCCAATCACCATAATGGCGAGTTCACGAACCTCCTCCAGCACAAGGCCCGTTTCTCGGAACACCACCGTGTCCAACCGGTCTCTTTCTGGCCACAACACCAGAAAAACCACCGCCGCCACCGCAATGATCTTCACCAGCCCCTTCAGGAAGTTGGCGAGGCTGTCTTTAGAGAACAGTCTCTTCATCCCTGAAAGCGGCGAGATCTTGTTCAGCTTCGGCTTCAACCGCTCCGCAGTCCAGAGCGGTTTATGCTGAACCACGTTTCCAACCACGGCGAGCGCCATCAGCGTCAGCAAGGGCAGTGCCACCACACCAAGTATTTCGGGCCCAGTTATTTCTAAAAGGAAAACAAGCGCACCCGGATCAACAGCAATTGTGTCCGCATGGGCAAAAAAACCCTTTAAAATAGTAGAAATGCCCCCGACCATCGCTGGCGCAAGGAAAGATATCACCAAAGCGGTCCCCACCAACGAGAACCATGCACTCACTTCCTGCGATTTTGGTATGTCCCCTTTCTCGAATGCATCATCGAGCCGCTTTTGCGTGGGGTCCTCGGTTTTCTCCGAATCGTCGGTATCTTCAGCCATCAGCTCCTCACTAATTCAAAAGGAACGGCTGAAGTGCTTCACGGAACTCTGACAGATAGTAGCCCATCAGAGTGGAAAGCAGCAGCAGGAAGATGCCAAAGCCGATCATGATGTTGACCGGCATGGCGATGAAGAAGATCTGCATCTGAGGCATCAGCTTATTCAGCAAGCCCAGACTGAAGTAAAACACAATCCCGACCACAATAAACGGCGCGCCCAGACGCACGGCCACGGAGAACATATGCGTCACCGTCTCAACTGCCAACGCAGAAAGGTCACCAACTGGCAATGGATTGCCAGGCGGAAACAGCACAAAGCTGTCCTGCATGGCCGCAATCATCACGTAGTGCAGGTTTGTCACGAACACCATGCAAATGCCAAGCACGTTGAGGAAGTTACCCATCAACGCCCCTTGCTGGCCGGAGTTCGTCGCATCCCCGCCCATCGCGAACGCAAGGCCGGACTGGTTTGCCATGATTGTCCCCGCCACTGAGAGTGCATAGGAAATCAACTTCATGGACAAACCAATGAAGAACCCAACCATCAGCTCACCACCCAGCAACGCCAGAAGCTTGGGCAAGCTGCTCATCACATCATCAGGATAGAGATTGGAGTTGATTGGCAGGAACACATAGGTCAGCAGTAGCGCAATAGTCAGACGAACGCGAACGGGAATGAAGGTTTCACCAAACGCCGGCACAAGCATGATCATCGTGCCAATACGCGCAAACATCAGCAGAAAGCTAACGACGATCACCGGTAAAAAATCCAGATTGATCGTCACAGAATTGCCCCCAGAATGCGCGTCGCCTTGCGCTGTATCTCGCTCAATATCCGGAGATAATCAACCCGGCAATGCGGTTTGTAAAAGAATTCATCAACTCCCCCATGAAGGGAAGCGTCACAAGCAACGCAATAAAGATGCTCAGGATCTTGGGAACAAACACCAGCGTCTGTTCCTGAATTTGTGTCAGCGCCTGAAACAGCGCCACAATCACACCAACCAGAAGTCCGATAAGCATAACGGGGGCCGACACCAGAATAAGTGTCCATATGCCTTCGCTGGCAATATCCAGCACTTCTGCTCCGGTCATTGTGTTCTAACCACCATTTCCCTTAGTTCACTGACACCTCACATAAAGCGAACCAATCAGATTGGCATCCGCATAATTTCTTCATACGCAGAAATAACGCGGTCACGAACAGAAACAACGGTTTCCAGAGCCAGCTCAGTCTCGGCAACTGCGGTCACAACATCCACCACATTGGCCTTGCCCTGCAGCAGATCGAGAGACTGCACATCAGCAATCTGACCGCTCTCATTGATCTCGCTGATCGCCGACTGGACCATATTGCCAAAGGCGCCGCTCTTATCACCAGACTCACTGGCAGCTTCAAGCGGGTTGCTCAGCTTTGCTGTGTTTGCATATGCACTTGCAGCAATAGAAGCATTAGACATGATTGTATCTCCTTCCGGTGTCAGCCAACCGGTCATCAACCTCTAAGAATGTCGAGTGTTTTCTGCATCATGGAGCGGGAAGACTTCACCACGTTCAGGTTTGCCTCATAAGAACGTGTGGCTTCCTGCATGTCCGCCATCTCAACCAGCGTATTCACATTCGGCATCTTTACGTAGCCTTTGTCATTCGCTGCAGGATGGTCTGGCTCATAACGCAGCTTGAACTCGCTCTTGTCTTCACGAACCCGGCCAAGCTTCACCAGCTCAGCCTCAACCTTGGCGTCAAAGCTGCTGGAAAATGTAGGAACCTTACGGCGATACGGATCCTCACCTGGTGTCTGACCAGTGGAATCAGCGTTCGCAATGTTTTCTGCGATCACACGCATACGGCCCGTCTGAGCTTTCAGACCGGACGCCGCAATAAACATCGACTTAATAAAATCCATGGTCCCCTCCCACATTTGCCTTGATGCCGCTCACATCACAGCAACTGCTCTCAATCATCACTTCAGCGCGCTCTTCAACATGCCAAGGCTGCGCGAATAAAGGCTCGTCGCAGTCTGGTAGTCGATCTGGTTCTGAGCGATCTTCATCATCTGCTCTTCAAGAACCACGCTGTTGCCATCCGGCGTTCTCTCAAAGCTGGACGCCTTGGAAACTTTCGTCCCAACGCCCGCGCTGATACCCCCACTGGTAATATGCCCGGCACTGGTCACCACAGGGCGCAGCGCCCCGGTTCCCTGCTCGGCATCCACCATGTCGGAGAAGCTCAGTTCCTTAAGGTCTTTACTGCGGTATCCCGGCGTGTCCGCATTTGCGACGTTTTCCGCAAGCACACCCTGACGTTGTTGGTGCCATTGCATTTTCTGGCGCAACGCCTGAAACATCGGGAGATCAGTTAAGGCCATCTGACAGCACAACCTATGAGAACAGATTTGTTAAATTAAACTAGGAAGAAAGTGCCTAGGCAATGGTTAACAAAAGGTTAATATTAAGGTTCCATTAAGAATTACACACCGAAGAATCCTTAAAAAGCAGGGGAATAGCCAAAATCACGCTCCGGCGAGTCACCGGACAGAATCAACACCTTCAGAACCTATTAAGAATTGCGGCAGCGGGAGTGGAAAATTTTGCCCAGCTAGCAAAATTCACCTAGCCAAGAGGCCCATTTCGCGATTTTCGCGCAAAAACTCGGGTAACGCCACAAACTTCACCCTTCTAAACTGTTCATTCTACATAAACTATAGGTTACAAATGCGCGCATGAGTTAATGCGGGGATTCGTACCCCAGTTCCGGGCTGTTTGCTCACGCAGATGGTCCGCTGAATGTTGAATACGAGTTGAGGAACATTCATGCCTGACTGGCTGGCCCAAACCACCGGTATGTCTCAGGGAAGCGCGCAGCTTCTTGCAGTCGTACTGGCCATGCTGATTATCGCGGTTCTCATCGCGGTTTGCATTCCGCTTTTGAAACGCTTTGCCCGAACCAGCTACAAAGGTTCGCGAAGTCGCCAGCCTCGTCTGGCCATCATGGATGCAACCGACATTGATGCACGGCGCAGACTTCTCCTCGTGCGCAGAGATAATGTCGAGCACCTCATCATGATTGGTGGTGCAAATGATGTTGTGGTCGAACAGGGCATCATCCGCGGCATGCCGGTTTCCACGCCGCCACGCGGACAGATGTACGCAGGCAACGGCCAGACCGGTGCAGCACCGGCAGCCGTTGAGCAGGCTCAGGGAACGGGCGAACCAACCGCTCGCCTGAACTGGGGGGAAGAGGCAGCTCCAGCGCCAACCCCGGCTCCTGCTCCGGCAGAACCTAAGCCAGCACCGGTTACCCGCCCTGATCCAAAACAGACGCCAGAAGCCAAGGCACCTGTTCAGCCAGCAGCGGCAGCACCTGCGCCAACGGTTGCAGCACCTCAGCGCGAGAAAGTTATCGCAGCACCACAGACTGCACCACTACGCGCAGCAAAGCCGATGGCTGCTGCTCCTACTCCAGCGGCTACAGCAAACAAACCAACAGCGCTTCAAACACCTACCATTGGCGGCGCGCGCGGTGTTCAGAAGGTAGCAGCCCGTCCAATTTCCGCACGTCCGGCACCTGCTCGTAATGTTGGCTTCAACCAGCCAAAGCCTGCGCCAAAAGCAGCTGAACCTCAGGCACCTGTCGTAGAGAAGCCAGCACCGAAGGCCGCTGAACCAAAGGCACCAGTTGCTGAAAAGCCTGCTGCAAAAGCTGAAGAGCCAAAGGTTGAGACAGCGCCATCCAACAAGCCAATTCCAAAAGCTGCAATGCGACCGCCAATGAATGGCCCGGCAGCAAAGGCAGCCAGCGCCTTCATGCGTCCACGTGTCAACGAAGCTCCAGCCAAAGCACAGGACGAAAAGAAGGAAGAGCCGAAGCCAGAAGCAGCTCCAGCAGACAAATCAGCTGCAACTCCGAATAAGCAGGCTGCTGAGAAACCAGCAGCAACGCCGGAAAAAGCAGCTGAGGCAAAACCTGCAGAACAGCCCAAAGAGCCAAAAGAGCCAGCAGTAAAAGAACCTGCGGCCAAGGCGGAAGCAGAAGCGGCTCCAGCAGCAGCAGCAGATCAAAAGCCTGCGAAAGCTGAGGGCCAGAAGCCGGCACCTGCAAAGACAGAAGAAAAGCCAGCAGAAAAGTCTGAAGCGAAGAAGCCTGCAAAAGCTGAAAAGTCCAAAGAGCCTGCCAAGCAGCCGAAACAGGAAGAGAAGCCAAAAGCTTCAAAGCAAGCTGCAAAGAAAACAGACAAAACACCACCTAAAGAAGACCCGCAAGAAGCCATGGATGGCATCGCAAAGGAAATGGCAGACCTGCTAGATGACATCGAGGCCAACACTAAATAATTTTGCGGGATTGGTGAAAGCAAAGTTGGGCGGAAGCAAAGGGCAAATTGGCCTTTTGGTTTTCGCTCTCTTGCTTTTCTGGTTTGGTCCTGCCGCCGCACAAAGCATCTCAATTGACTTCGGCGGTGGTGAAGGCGATTCCGTAACAGAGCGCGCCGTTCAACTGGTCATGCTGTTAACGGTGCTTTCTCTTGCACCAAGCATCCTGATCATGGTGACGAGCTTCACACGTATTGTTGTGGTGCTCTCCCTGCTCCGCTCAGCCATCGGCTTGCAGACTGCCCCACCAAACGCAGTCATGCTTTCCCTTGCCTTGTTCCTGACAGCATTCGTCATGATGCCTGCCTTTGAAACTGCATGGGATCTGGGCGCAAAGCCTATGATTGAAGGAACCATCGAGCCACAGGAAGCCTTTGAGCGTGCCTCCGAGCCGTTCCATCAGTTCATGCGTCAACAAGTGCGTGAATCTGATCTGTTGCTCTTTCAGGAACTCGCCAAGGCCCCTACCCCAGAAACACCAGAGGATCTCAGCCTCCGCGTTCTGGTACCGGCCTTCATGATCAGTGAACTGCGCCGCGCCTTCGAGATCGGCTTCCTGCTGTATCTCCCGTTCCTGATCATCGACCTTGTGATCGCATCCGTTCTCATGTCCATGGGTATGATGATGCTGCCACCCATCGTGATCTCCCTGCCCTTCAAGCTCATCTTCTTTGTGCTTGTCGACGGCTGGCAACTGATCGCGGGCAGTCTGGTCCGAAGTTTCGGCGGTTAGCGCCGCTCTAATCATAGAAAGTACGTCAGGGCTTGGCAGCATTTCACTAAGCTCTGACGACACCCTCGCAAAACTTATCCCCCTTCCCAAAATCCGTCCTATCCTAACTCTCGCGCCCACGCATTCGGGCAGGAGTGGACCGTCCATTCCGTGGCGTGGGCGGGGTTGGGCTACCGGCATGAGGTAACGTATCGTGTCGGGAGGTCCGGTGAAGCGCCATACCCTATTGAGACCACAGTGGTAGTAGGGAGCTTGGGGTCGTTCCGGAGGGCGTCCGGTGGTGACAGGAAACTGTCAAAGGCATGAAGCGCATCTATGATGCGCAAACGTGCCTGTCGCGTCTGTTCGAGAGGGAGCCCGCGTGTTCATGAGAAAAGGCCCGGGCGAGGCGAACAGCCAATGCCGAAGAAACACATCTAACAAGTAGCGCAGGCAGAGCCTGTTCGCCTTGCTCCACCCGTTGAAACGGGGTCCTCAAACACAAACACCGCCGGGATAGCCCAGCGGTGCTAAAATGGTTTCAGGAAAAGACCAGCCTAAGCCGCCCCCTCGCTCTTATCGTTGGGATAGAGCGAAGCCTCTTCGGTCGGAACAATCGGTGTCGCCGACAGGTACTGTCGTCTGTATTCCTCAAGGAAGGACACCAGACTATCCCCTCCCCCAATTGACTTGGCCACATTGAGGAACTCAACGCCGCGATCTTCAATCGGCCGCGTCACGACCTCAAAAGTCTCAGCCTGAGGAGACTGGCTCATCTTCTGAGAGTATTTCTGGCGCAAACGCTCAAGCCCCAGACTATCCTCAG
Coding sequences:
- the fliP gene encoding flagellar type III secretion system pore protein FliP (The bacterial flagellar biogenesis protein FliP forms a type III secretion system (T3SS)-type pore required for flagellar assembly.), which codes for MKAKLGGSKGQIGLLVFALLLFWFGPAAAQSISIDFGGGEGDSVTERAVQLVMLLTVLSLAPSILIMVTSFTRIVVVLSLLRSAIGLQTAPPNAVMLSLALFLTAFVMMPAFETAWDLGAKPMIEGTIEPQEAFERASEPFHQFMRQQVRESDLLLFQELAKAPTPETPEDLSLRVLVPAFMISELRRAFEIGFLLYLPFLIIDLVIASVLMSMGMMMLPPIVISLPFKLIFFVLVDGWQLIAGSLVRSFGG
- the flhB gene encoding flagellar biosynthesis protein FlhB; this encodes MAEDTDDSEKTEDPTQKRLDDAFEKGDIPKSQEVSAWFSLVGTALVISFLAPAMVGGISTILKGFFAHADTIAVDPGALVFLLEITGPEILGVVALPLLTLMALAVVGNVVQHKPLWTAERLKPKLNKISPLSGMKRLFSKDSLANFLKGLVKIIAVAAVVFLVLWPERDRLDTVVFRETGLVLEEVRELAIMVIGAILALMTVVAGADLVWQRKKWFEKQKMTQQEVKEEYKQSEGDPKIKAKIRELRLQRSRNRMMASVPDATVVITNPTHYAVALSYEEGMGAPQCVALGVDDLALRIREVAKESDVPIVENPPLARALYASIELNDYVPEEHYAAVAKVIGYVMQLRKKRSWRS
- a CDS encoding pseudouridine-5'-phosphate glycosidase; amino-acid sequence: MGSSIKIHHSKEVAEALSSGAPIVALESTIITHGMPYPQNVETAREVEQIIRDGGAVPATIAVLNGELHVGLEDETLDELANAKDVMKCSRADLSFAMALGKNGSTTVAATMMAAHAAGIRVFATGGIGGVHKGAETTFDISADLDELSRTAVCVVSAGAKALLDIPKTLEVLETRGVPVIGFGCENVPAFWSRDSKIKAPYRLDDANDISKLIKFRETFGDHGGMLVTNPVPAEDEIPSDEMQVFIDASIKAAEEQNITGKNVTPFVLQDIFERTAGRSLATNIALVKNNAKLATKIACGLTD
- the flgB gene encoding flagellar basal body rod protein FlgB — protein: MALTDLPMFQALRQKMQWHQQRQGVLAENVANADTPGYRSKDLKELSFSDMVDAEQGTGALRPVVTSAGHITSGGISAGVGTKVSKASSFERTPDGNSVVLEEQMMKIAQNQIDYQTATSLYSRSLGMLKSALK
- the cckA gene encoding cell cycle histidine kinase CckA codes for the protein MTKTEARRPEPVIDRTDKGGSLGALMLLALGLVAATAAFALMRKEQAEPYILGLLGVLAVVGVFSLFAMAIGLLRFISKSHRNPLAESFMNSLDDGVLLADHNGRIIYANQSYAELTGARGPADVRTVERVFSSDPDAADAIFRLSQAVRTGRYATEEVRLPNAVGEVASGARWYRITVRPLEQDAAVGVDSGITIWQVSDITRDRTEQENSFQELQRVINFLDHAPCGFFSSDSTGKLVYLNATLADWLGYDLTQFISGELSLKDIVRGEGAALVEALQGSEGEVKTESFDMDLVTRSGTGLPVRLVHRVPFGADGLAGDSRTLVINRSAGNDDEEALRAAEVRFSRFFNNTPVAIASIDKNGRVERTNGPFMRLFEQGEGLGKDVKLTEFVAENDRAALQGALEEAALGKSEIAPLDVSLEGNGDPRSATFYVSAVQDGQAGEDAAVIYVLETTQQRALEAQFAQSQKMQAIGQLAGGVAHDFNNVLTAIIGFSDLLLASHRPTDPAFQDIMNIKQNANRAAGLVRQLLAFSRRQTLRPQELALADVLADVSILLDRLLGEKIELKLVHGRELWPVMADVNQLEQVIVNLAVNARDAMEGGGEVSIRTLNVDEDASKTYENTRGMPPGEYVLIEVADNGHGMSQDVMDKIFEPFFSTKDVGKGTGLGLSTVYGIVKQTGGYVFCTSEVGVGTTFRIFFPRHITTEKEEVVEVKPEQEATEADLTGSATILLVEDEEAVRAFAARALSGRGYEVFEAGSGTEALEVMEETGGAVDLVVSDVVMPEMDGPSLLIELRKTRPDLKIIFVSGYAEDAFEKNLPAEESFTFLPKPFTLKQLATTVKETLEAKTQERA
- a CDS encoding flagellar biosynthetic protein FliO, coding for MPDWLAQTTGMSQGSAQLLAVVLAMLIIAVLIAVCIPLLKRFARTSYKGSRSRQPRLAIMDATDIDARRRLLLVRRDNVEHLIMIGGANDVVVEQGIIRGMPVSTPPRGQMYAGNGQTGAAPAAVEQAQGTGEPTARLNWGEEAAPAPTPAPAPAEPKPAPVTRPDPKQTPEAKAPVQPAAAAPAPTVAAPQREKVIAAPQTAPLRAAKPMAAAPTPAATANKPTALQTPTIGGARGVQKVAARPISARPAPARNVGFNQPKPAPKAAEPQAPVVEKPAPKAAEPKAPVAEKPAAKAEEPKVETAPSNKPIPKAAMRPPMNGPAAKAASAFMRPRVNEAPAKAQDEKKEEPKPEAAPADKSAATPNKQAAEKPAATPEKAAEAKPAEQPKEPKEPAVKEPAAKAEAEAAPAAAADQKPAKAEGQKPAPAKTEEKPAEKSEAKKPAKAEKSKEPAKQPKQEEKPKASKQAAKKTDKTPPKEDPQEAMDGIAKEMADLLDDIEANTK
- the fliR gene encoding flagellar biosynthetic protein FliR, which encodes MTINLDFLPVIVVSFLLMFARIGTMIMLVPAFGETFIPVRVRLTIALLLTYVFLPINSNLYPDDVMSSLPKLLALLGGELMVGFFIGLSMKLISYALSVAGTIMANQSGLAFAMGGDATNSGQQGALMGNFLNVLGICMVFVTNLHYVMIAAMQDSFVLFPPGNPLPVGDLSALAVETVTHMFSVAVRLGAPFIVVGIVFYFSLGLLNKLMPQMQIFFIAMPVNIMIGFGIFLLLLSTLMGYYLSEFREALQPFLLN
- the fliQ gene encoding flagellar biosynthesis protein FliQ, which gives rise to MTGAEVLDIASEGIWTLILVSAPVMLIGLLVGVIVALFQALTQIQEQTLVFVPKILSIFIALLVTLPFMGELMNSFTNRIAGLIISGY
- the flgC gene encoding flagellar basal body rod protein FlgC, which gives rise to MWEGTMDFIKSMFIAASGLKAQTGRMRVIAENIANADSTGQTPGEDPYRRKVPTFSSSFDAKVEAELVKLGRVREDKSEFKLRYEPDHPAANDKGYVKMPNVNTLVEMADMQEATRSYEANLNVVKSSRSMMQKTLDILRG
- a CDS encoding flagellar hook-basal body complex protein FliE, producing the protein MSNASIAASAYANTAKLSNPLEAASESGDKSGAFGNMVQSAISEINESGQIADVQSLDLLQGKANVVDVVTAVAETELALETVVSVRDRVISAYEEIMRMPI